One segment of Candidatus Stygibacter australis DNA contains the following:
- a CDS encoding histidinol-phosphate transaminase, with the protein IHLNRYYSDITQDLNHEIANYAEIEPEQLISGNGADEMLYFLFNAVRDNGNSFALTLSPSYFDYQSYCDAVGLSLKTFPLSEDFSFEPDNLMKLADDPDCKLVIICNPNNPTGNLFPYEDIIQIIEKNPQRLMLIDETYFEFSGVTLVPLINKYPNLVIIRTFSKAFSAAGLRFGYLISCQNNINEIKKVVTAFNMSIFTQAMALTIIRNKGIFLEYNQKIIQQRELLYNNITTLPQVQVFKSYTNFLLFRHKDYIDLFNYLKENEIAVRNVGNQGILKNCLRVSVAEDKLNRIFFKKVNEFGL; encoded by the coding sequence ATCCATCTCAACCGTTATTACAGTGATATTACACAAGACCTTAACCATGAAATCGCAAACTATGCAGAAATTGAACCAGAACAGCTTATATCAGGTAATGGTGCGGATGAAATGCTTTACTTTCTGTTCAATGCAGTCAGAGATAACGGTAATTCTTTTGCCCTTACTCTCTCCCCCTCTTATTTTGATTATCAAAGTTATTGCGATGCTGTAGGATTATCCCTCAAAACCTTCCCACTTTCAGAAGATTTCAGCTTTGAGCCTGATAATCTCATGAAGTTAGCTGATGATCCTGATTGCAAACTTGTGATTATCTGTAATCCCAATAACCCTACTGGAAACCTATTTCCTTACGAAGATATAATTCAGATTATTGAGAAAAATCCTCAAAGGCTGATGCTTATTGATGAAACATATTTTGAGTTCTCTGGTGTTACTTTAGTGCCATTGATCAATAAATATCCTAATCTGGTTATTATCAGAACCTTCTCAAAGGCATTCTCGGCTGCCGGTTTGCGCTTTGGCTATCTGATCTCCTGCCAGAATAATATTAATGAGATCAAAAAAGTTGTTACTGCTTTCAACATGAGCATATTTACACAGGCTATGGCTTTAACGATTATTAGAAACAAGGGAATTTTCCTCGAATACAATCAGAAAATAATTCAGCAGAGAGAACTTCTCTACAATAATATCACAACACTTCCTCAGGTGCAGGTTTTCAAATCCTACACCAATTTTCTGCTCTTTCGTCATAAAGATTACATTGACTTATTCAACTATCTTAAAGAAAATGAAATCGCAGTTAGAAATGTCGGAAATCAGGGCATTTTAAAGAATTGTCTGAGAGTTTCCGTTGCGGAAGATAAATTAAACAGGATTTTTTTTAAAAAGGTAAATGAGTTTGGATTATGA
- a CDS encoding HU family DNA-binding protein encodes MNRQELIAKICEDVKLTKKQANSALACVLENIGGALKKGDKVSLVGFGTFKVAERKARTGVNPSTGKKIQIPARKVPVFKPGKKLKESV; translated from the coding sequence ATGAATCGCCAAGAATTAATTGCGAAAATTTGTGAGGATGTAAAATTAACAAAAAAGCAAGCAAATTCTGCTTTGGCCTGTGTTCTGGAAAATATTGGAGGAGCCTTAAAGAAAGGTGATAAGGTCTCTCTGGTCGGATTTGGTACTTTCAAGGTTGCAGAACGTAAAGCTCGTACTGGTGTGAATCCTTCAACTGGTAAGAAAATTCAAATACCAGCTCGCAAAGTTCCTGTTTTCAAACCGGGAAAGAAACTAAAAGAATCAGTTTAA
- the dnaN gene encoding DNA polymerase III subunit beta, producing MKFSIERKDLLPHIQHLINIVPGKNTMPILTNFLIEADENENQLIITVTDLEITVIAYIKANVINGGKIAISAKRLMDILTRLPDKMIDFVKKEDDIVIDCNAIEFNLLCAETSQFPLVPEVDLSASVPINAGLFRKMIENTSFAVSTEINRAIFTGINWTLDPEFQMMAATDGKKIAEFKHNKPTHVEERIERIIPTKGLNFLDKVINETISEVGVLIEPNRVIFQYAPYVLMTHVIEGHYPDYNKAIPKNNTNILLLDKLLLKEAVNRVSLLAIEDTYKIRMKIKENTILIDCINRDEGEAHEQIHNFEYEGEDLEIAFNYKFLLAILNVIETPQVEIRFGKDNEGALLFNHGEEKDYSTRFLLMPLRFL from the coding sequence ATGAAGTTTTCGATTGAACGCAAAGATTTGTTACCCCATATTCAGCATCTTATTAATATAGTCCCCGGCAAAAATACTATGCCGATACTTACAAATTTCCTGATAGAAGCGGATGAAAATGAAAATCAACTGATTATCACCGTCACAGATTTGGAAATAACAGTTATTGCTTATATTAAGGCAAATGTGATCAACGGTGGCAAGATAGCAATATCTGCAAAAAGACTGATGGATATTCTTACCAGATTACCTGATAAAATGATTGATTTTGTCAAAAAAGAAGATGACATCGTTATCGACTGCAATGCCATTGAATTTAATCTGCTTTGCGCAGAAACAAGTCAGTTCCCACTGGTTCCAGAGGTCGATCTCTCTGCTTCTGTCCCTATTAATGCCGGTCTCTTTCGCAAGATGATAGAAAACACCAGCTTTGCTGTATCTACAGAGATCAATCGCGCAATTTTTACTGGTATCAATTGGACTCTGGATCCTGAATTTCAAATGATGGCAGCTACTGATGGTAAAAAAATTGCTGAATTCAAGCATAACAAACCAACTCATGTGGAAGAACGCATCGAGAGGATAATTCCTACTAAAGGTCTTAATTTCCTGGATAAAGTCATTAATGAAACTATCTCCGAAGTTGGTGTTCTGATTGAACCCAATAGAGTGATCTTTCAGTATGCTCCTTATGTATTGATGACTCACGTAATTGAAGGTCATTATCCTGATTATAATAAAGCTATCCCCAAAAATAATACTAATATTCTCCTGTTGGATAAACTTTTGCTAAAAGAAGCAGTTAACCGTGTTTCTCTGCTGGCTATAGAAGATACTTACAAAATCCGCATGAAAATCAAAGAAAATACTATCTTGATAGATTGTATTAATCGTGATGAAGGTGAAGCGCATGAGCAGATCCATAACTTTGAATATGAAGGTGAAGATCTGGAAATTGCCTTTAATTATAAATTCTTACTCGCAATTCTAAATGTGATAGAAACTCCTCAAGTGGAAATCCGATTTGGCAAAGATAATGAGGGAGCTCTGCTCTTTAATCATGGTGAGGAAAAGGATTATTCTACCCGTTTCCTGCTCATGCCCTTGCGGTTCTTATAA
- the recF gene encoding DNA replication/repair protein RecF: MLLNSLEIIDFRNYRALSMDFDPRGAIITGDNGIGKTNLLEAVYYLAFGKSFRTAHDHELIRFSHPFFRVIGNFNKGKENISISAAADKNNKIFKINKVSLERLSELFRYFKTVYFSPSDLDIVTGSPACRRLFLDQAIAQYDPLYLENLRNFRHTLKQRNALLKTKYNKQEKETWDDQFVEASSRVIMQRLNYLEHFIPLLIEQYRQFIQNRETIHIFYQYSFQLRQNEFSRSAFSEHLRKNEFQENLAQRTLSGPHLDDLEFTINGINARSFASQGQARSLVIIMRLVQALLISHDQDDLPLLMFDDVLSDLDQNRAKAILQLLQDKYQILIASPFLSHYQHLPLPVIDLRKTI; the protein is encoded by the coding sequence TTGCTGCTCAATTCTCTTGAGATCATAGATTTTAGAAATTATCGCGCCCTTAGTATGGATTTTGATCCCAGGGGCGCGATTATTACAGGAGATAATGGAATAGGAAAAACCAATCTACTGGAAGCTGTTTATTATCTTGCGTTTGGGAAATCATTTCGAACTGCTCATGATCATGAATTGATAAGATTCTCTCATCCTTTTTTTCGTGTAATAGGTAATTTCAATAAAGGAAAAGAAAATATTTCCATTTCTGCTGCTGCTGATAAAAACAATAAAATATTTAAAATAAATAAAGTCTCTCTGGAACGGCTTTCGGAATTATTTAGATACTTCAAAACTGTCTATTTCTCGCCTTCTGACCTGGATATTGTCACTGGAAGTCCTGCCTGCCGTCGCTTGTTTCTCGATCAGGCTATCGCTCAATATGATCCGCTATATCTAGAGAACCTGCGTAATTTTCGTCACACGCTTAAGCAGCGAAATGCTCTCCTTAAAACAAAATACAACAAACAGGAAAAAGAAACCTGGGATGATCAATTTGTGGAAGCTTCCAGCAGAGTTATCATGCAGAGGCTCAATTACCTGGAGCATTTTATCCCTCTTCTAATAGAGCAATACCGTCAATTTATTCAAAACCGTGAGACAATCCATATTTTTTATCAATACTCTTTTCAACTCAGGCAGAATGAATTCTCGCGCTCTGCGTTTTCTGAACATCTCCGTAAAAATGAATTTCAGGAGAACCTTGCCCAGAGGACTTTATCAGGTCCGCATCTTGATGATCTGGAATTCACAATCAATGGTATCAATGCCCGGAGCTTTGCCTCCCAGGGACAGGCAAGATCTCTGGTCATTATCATGCGACTCGTTCAGGCTCTGCTCATCAGCCATGATCAGGATGATCTTCCCCTGCTTATGTTTGACGATGTCCTCTCTGACCTTGATCAAAATAGAGCAAAAGCCATTCTCCAATTACTGCAGGATAAATACCAGATATTGATAGCTTCTCCATTTCTTTCACATTATCAACACCTGCCTCTCCCAGTTATTGATCTCAGGAAAACTATATGA
- a CDS encoding MFS transporter: protein MKKKFDADLNRNVLAWVMYDFANSSFTTIIVTVVYAVYFKNIVVDNGELGTALWGRAVSLSMLLVAIAAPILGAVADFSRAKKNFLIYCTGITVVFTALLYFVGPGDISKGIWFFVIANFGFNCANVFYNALLPEVTSRSSMGKVSGWGWGIGYIGGLLSLVLVYPLVENHIRLVFPVVAVFFSSFALITFIFLKSAIPTFSRRTNYFRTAFQRIYSSARKIGHFRELVKFIISYLIYNDGIVIIITFASIYGSTRFDMTGQELIKYFIIMNVTSFIGAFIFGYILDRIGAKITIAITLVLWLFVAAGAFFCNSMGTFYLVGMFAGLAIGSCQSSSRTMLALLTPDDKMAEFFGFYSFTGKVSSVIGPLLYGEIARITGSQQLSILSISFFFLAGLLVLFTVDEKKGKEAAKNWKTTE from the coding sequence ATGAAAAAGAAATTCGATGCTGATCTTAATCGTAATGTGCTCGCCTGGGTCATGTATGATTTTGCAAATTCTTCATTCACCACTATCATCGTCACCGTGGTTTATGCGGTATATTTCAAAAATATCGTTGTTGATAATGGTGAACTGGGAACCGCACTGTGGGGGAGAGCAGTAAGTTTATCCATGCTCCTCGTTGCTATCGCAGCTCCCATTTTGGGTGCAGTAGCAGATTTCTCCCGCGCCAAAAAGAATTTCCTGATCTATTGCACCGGCATCACAGTGGTTTTTACTGCCCTCTTATATTTTGTGGGTCCAGGTGATATTTCAAAAGGTATCTGGTTTTTCGTAATTGCCAATTTCGGTTTTAATTGTGCCAATGTGTTTTATAATGCCCTGCTGCCGGAAGTAACGTCTCGTTCCAGCATGGGCAAAGTCTCCGGCTGGGGCTGGGGAATAGGCTATATTGGTGGTCTTCTCTCACTTGTGCTGGTCTATCCCCTGGTCGAAAACCACATCAGACTGGTTTTCCCCGTTGTGGCAGTCTTCTTTTCCTCTTTCGCTCTTATCACATTCATCTTCCTCAAAAGTGCCATTCCTACCTTCTCCCGACGCACAAATTATTTCCGCACTGCCTTTCAGCGCATATATTCCTCTGCCCGTAAAATCGGTCATTTTCGCGAACTTGTTAAATTTATTATCAGCTACCTTATATATAATGACGGAATTGTGATCATCATCACCTTTGCTTCTATATATGGCTCCACCCGTTTTGATATGACCGGACAGGAACTCATTAAATATTTCATCATTATGAATGTCACTTCTTTTATTGGCGCATTTATATTCGGCTATATTCTGGATAGGATCGGTGCTAAAATAACCATTGCTATCACGCTGGTGCTTTGGCTCTTCGTTGCTGCCGGAGCTTTCTTCTGTAACTCCATGGGTACTTTTTATCTCGTAGGTATGTTTGCTGGTCTGGCAATTGGCTCCTGTCAATCTTCCAGCCGCACCATGCTTGCCCTGCTCACTCCTGATGACAAAATGGCTGAATTCTTTGGCTTCTATTCTTTTACTGGCAAAGTCTCCTCCGTTATTGGTCCTCTACTCTATGGCGAGATTGCCCGGATCACAGGCTCTCAGCAGCTCTCCATCCTCTCCATCTCTTTTTTCTTCCTCGCAGGTCTACTGGTGCTATTCACAGTAGATGAAAAAAAAGGCAAAGAAGCCGCCAAAAACTGGAAAACTACAGAATAG
- a CDS encoding aspartate 1-decarboxylase: MLREFLNSKIHRATVTERDLNYVGSISIDANLLKAANMLPDEKVDIYNISNGERFSTYILEAPAGSGMIGLNGAAAHKVNLHDKVIIVTYNYLAEKEIPHRKSTVIVIESDDNLIYRKLEK, translated from the coding sequence ATGCTAAGAGAATTTTTAAATAGTAAGATACACCGGGCAACTGTTACGGAACGGGACTTGAATTATGTAGGCAGCATCTCTATTGATGCAAATCTGCTAAAGGCTGCCAATATGCTCCCGGATGAGAAGGTGGATATCTATAATATCTCCAATGGCGAACGCTTTTCCACCTATATCCTGGAAGCTCCTGCCGGTTCTGGAATGATTGGACTCAATGGTGCTGCAGCCCATAAAGTGAATCTGCATGATAAGGTGATAATTGTCACCTATAATTATCTGGCAGAAAAAGAGATCCCTCACCGTAAATCTACTGTGATCGTGATCGAATCTGATGATAATCTCATATATAGAAAACTGGAGAAATAA
- the panC gene encoding pantoate--beta-alanine ligase translates to MLPSVINSVLEMQCLTRKADTILGFVPTMGFLHKGHLSLVEMAKKQCDIVIVSIFVNPSQFAPTEDLDNYPRDFDRDLKLLAELGVDYVFFPQTIEMYPPGYSTWVTVEGVSEVLCGKSRPEHFKGVSTIVCKLVNIVNPNYMYMGEKDFQQIAVLKRMLLDLNLETVIVPCPIIREDDGLAMSSRNKYLVDQQREDALCLYRSIQHTRTRYQQGCRTADELLPEIEQIITENNGKIDYIEFRTADDLKPVDQLDKNTRLFLAVQIGNTRLIDNAFITI, encoded by the coding sequence ATGCTCCCTTCTGTGATCAATTCCGTGCTGGAGATGCAATGCCTTACCCGTAAAGCTGATACTATTCTCGGATTTGTTCCCACCATGGGCTTTCTGCACAAAGGTCATCTATCTCTGGTGGAAATGGCAAAAAAACAGTGTGACATCGTCATCGTGAGCATATTCGTTAACCCCTCTCAATTTGCTCCCACTGAAGACCTTGATAATTATCCCCGGGATTTTGATCGGGATCTTAAATTACTGGCAGAATTAGGCGTAGATTATGTGTTTTTTCCCCAAACAATTGAAATGTATCCCCCCGGATATTCCACCTGGGTGACAGTGGAAGGCGTAAGCGAAGTACTGTGCGGTAAAAGCAGACCTGAGCATTTCAAAGGCGTTTCCACTATCGTATGCAAACTCGTAAATATAGTTAATCCTAATTATATGTATATGGGTGAAAAGGATTTTCAGCAGATTGCTGTGCTTAAAAGAATGCTCCTCGATCTTAATCTGGAAACTGTAATTGTCCCCTGCCCGATTATCCGCGAAGATGACGGACTTGCCATGAGTTCCCGCAATAAATATCTTGTTGATCAGCAGCGAGAAGATGCCCTTTGCCTCTATAGATCAATCCAGCATACCCGCACCAGATATCAGCAGGGATGTCGCACAGCAGACGAACTTCTCCCCGAAATTGAGCAGATCATAACTGAAAATAACGGCAAAATTGACTATATCGAGTTCAGAACAGCAGACGACCTGAAACCAGTTGACCAGCTCGATAAAAATACCCGCCTCTTCCTGGCAGTACAAATAGGAAACACCCGCCTTATAGACAACGCATTTATCACCATTTAA
- a CDS encoding T9SS type A sorting domain-containing protein, translated as MMKRAMMLLLLLWTIGLWSFICWDAGDRDDYDGLNITKINVYFQNANCTITAKAWTGVNADTEILRQTLTAPVADAGIDQVVRDGETITLDGSGSYDPDDDVITYIWTAPAGITLNNAAAEMPTFIAPEVNNDIDYTFTLVVSDGEQTDSDQVVVTVQQDEPRNVDAVHLTNPAFIMLTWEAPGIGGETGEWIHYDDGMNDDGIGITNGGSFRVAARWDAGDLDDYDGLQITKMNFVPREAGSTYTLKVWTGVNASNEVLSQPVTDLVMEAWNEVYYTSPITIDSADELWIGYAIDNQPAGSYPAGCDAGPAIAGYGDMISMSGGAWQALSALELDYNWNIQAWVTGAIRPLPKAAVSEAPEVIGFLTLESNEFARGNLRPASSDTRDERSFLLGFYVFLDDVQYDEDLLDIDETSYIFLNMIGNHSYGVAAVYNDGMSDIESIGTDTDGNNVLPVVTALTSVYPNPFNPETNISFELAGDGFVLIEVYNIKGQKIATVLKQEMAVGAHTVIWNAEGQNSGIYFLRFEADGKCDLKKVILLK; from the coding sequence ATGATGAAAAGAGCGATGATGTTATTACTATTATTATGGACAATTGGTTTATGGAGTTTTATCTGCTGGGATGCCGGTGATCGGGATGATTATGATGGACTTAATATCACAAAGATAAACGTTTATTTCCAGAATGCAAATTGTACCATTACTGCTAAAGCATGGACTGGAGTTAATGCTGATACTGAAATACTCCGCCAGACATTGACTGCTCCTGTAGCAGATGCCGGGATCGATCAAGTTGTTCGTGATGGTGAAACTATCACTCTTGATGGATCAGGTTCTTATGATCCTGATGATGACGTAATCACTTATATCTGGACTGCTCCTGCTGGTATCACTCTTAATAATGCAGCCGCAGAAATGCCTACATTTATTGCTCCAGAAGTTAATAATGATATTGATTATACATTTACTCTGGTTGTAAGCGATGGTGAACAAACTGATTCAGATCAGGTAGTTGTTACTGTTCAGCAGGATGAACCACGAAATGTTGACGCTGTTCATCTTACAAATCCAGCTTTTATTATGCTTACCTGGGAAGCTCCTGGTATTGGTGGCGAAACAGGTGAATGGATACATTATGATGATGGCATGAATGATGATGGTATTGGAATCACCAATGGTGGCTCATTTAGAGTAGCTGCCCGTTGGGATGCTGGTGATCTTGATGATTATGATGGATTGCAGATCACTAAGATGAATTTCGTCCCACGTGAAGCTGGAAGCACATATACTCTTAAAGTCTGGACTGGTGTAAATGCCTCTAACGAAGTTCTCAGTCAGCCAGTTACTGATCTGGTTATGGAAGCCTGGAATGAAGTTTATTATACTTCTCCAATTACGATTGATTCAGCTGATGAACTTTGGATTGGTTATGCTATCGATAACCAGCCAGCCGGTAGTTATCCTGCTGGTTGCGATGCTGGACCTGCTATTGCCGGTTATGGAGATATGATCTCTATGAGCGGTGGTGCATGGCAGGCACTGAGTGCTTTAGAGCTTGATTATAACTGGAATATCCAAGCATGGGTTACCGGTGCAATTCGTCCACTTCCAAAGGCTGCTGTTTCAGAAGCTCCTGAAGTAATTGGTTTTCTCACTCTGGAAAGTAATGAATTCGCCAGGGGTAACCTGAGACCAGCTTCATCTGATACTCGTGATGAACGCTCATTCCTGCTCGGATTCTATGTTTTCTTAGATGACGTTCAGTATGATGAAGATCTTCTTGATATCGATGAAACTTCATATATCTTTCTGAATATGATTGGTAATCACAGTTATGGTGTTGCTGCTGTTTATAATGACGGTATGTCTGATATAGAATCGATAGGTACAGATACCGATGGTAATAATGTACTACCTGTTGTTACTGCTCTAACTAGTGTATACCCAAATCCATTCAATCCTGAGACTAATATCAGTTTTGAACTTGCTGGCGATGGGTTTGTGTTGATAGAGGTTTATAATATCAAGGGGCAGAAGATTGCCACTGTGCTTAAGCAAGAGATGGCTGTTGGAGCACATACAGTTATCTGGAATGCTGAAGGGCAGAATAGTGGGATTTATTTCCTGCGTTTTGAAGCTGACGGAAAATGTGATTTGAAGAAGGTGATTTTATTGAAATAA